A stretch of the Diprion similis isolate iyDipSimi1 chromosome 14, iyDipSimi1.1, whole genome shotgun sequence genome encodes the following:
- the LOC124414950 gene encoding uncharacterized protein LOC124414950, producing the protein MESAICLKLINIMESAYKMLNKSSPTEIQKWIKFGTQNIRLLNKILPKALSIGEKTKIITTIGLLKSLAEKFKRLRRTGDGTRKQRRSDRVHWEELESAFEGRIRTGSITNLKHKDVERFLEDAKLLAVTRLINALRKTGSLKVNVILACKFEVKKDDHTVEENKFFNTKNEIILQTTDINEWFIENVTNRLLTKAEDFQGKDSGWSLLEIINLAVNINKYTPLRGGLYTYTPLPKHIRDKKASVTAALYPANNRNPNITSSYPHFSSVLRYDSINFLTSLDKNTISKFEKLNGLSINVYGVDQDGGEKNEIVPIHLSQNKSDKPHHPRIWLCGRCLMHFQSERCMANHRVYCISLNDTKVVLPEEEEEILEFKNFRHKETVPFCIYADLECLLQATNIQVSENRTIYQNHIPYSIAFYLHCTFNDSNSKFKINRGETCIEWFVNELETLAHSLGTYFRTIVPIESLNFNQIDEFNLSKEGTVVLRIKAGTIQLLPVNKEKYISFTKHLLTRKDVFPYEYMDGWEKLENVKLPPKERCYSKLNNQDISDNDDAHACKVWQAFNLKTMGEYSDLHLQTDVFLLADDFENFRQNCYATYNLDPLHYSTAPGLSFDAMLKCTGIELELLTDIDMLMFIEKGIRGGVSQCSNRYAKANNRYMRDAFNTALEESYLMYFDVNNLYGAAMSFALPCSSLEWILDFRQFDVFAITDEAEFSYLLQVDLEYPKELHEMHKDLSLCPERYIPPILESKQPKLTTTLLSKQNYVVHYRVLKQCLELSLKLARIYRVSKFRQTPWLKKKYRDVRLITKWDGKYGARATIAKPNFHSCTIFDKDMIIVELRRTTVKVNKPFILKRSFGHQAKLMYTDTDSVIYHITVPNIYECIKQDLDKFDTSDYPPDNIYEIPLVHKKVLGLMKYECNRKIMVEFIGLRAKLYSFRVMGEDKDEKRAKVERQSLIQSQKHQVYTNEQKKVALSWNDDKRIVFRNTTDTLPWGYKTCSRTEHRYELYL; encoded by the exons ATGGAATCCGCGatatgtttgaaattgatcaacATTATGGAATCTGCGTACAAAATGTTGAACAAATCATCGCCAACGGAGATTCAGAAATGGATTAAATTTGGGACGCAAAATATCCGGCTTCTAAACAAAATTCTGCCGAAGGCTTTATCTATAGgtgagaaaacgaaaattatcacaacgaTCGGACTCTTGAAGTCGCTggcggaaaaattcaaacggctTCGGAGAACGGGTGACGGTACgcggaaacaaagacgaagcgatcgcGTACACTGGGAGGAATTGGAGTCTGCTTTCGAGGGAAGAATACGAACAGGATCCATCACCAATTTGAAGCATAAAGACGTGGAGAGGTTTCTAGAAGACGCGAAGTTACTTGCTGTGACAAGACTGATAAACGCTTTGCGGAAAACGGGGAGCCTAAAAGTAAACGTCATCCTGGCTTGTAAATTCGAAGTAAAAAAGGATGATCACACAGTAGAAGAGAACAAATTCTTTAATACGAAAAACGAAATCATCCTCCAGACAACGGATATTAATGAATGGTTCATCGAAAATGTAACAAACCGTTTGTTAACAAAGGCGGAAGATTTCCAGGGAAAGGATTCAGGCTGGTCGTTACttgaaattatcaatcttGCCGTCAACATTAACAAGTATACGCCACTTCGAGGTGgtctatatacctacaccccGTTACCGAAGCACATCAGAGATAAAAAGGCT TCGGTCACCGCAGCTCTGTACCCAGCTAACAACAGAAATCCCAACATAACCAGCTCGTATCCACATTTCAGCTCAGTGCTACGGTATGACAGTATAAACTTTCTCACGTCTCTAGATAAAAATactatttcgaaatttgaaaaactcaacggACTTTCCATCAATGTTTATGGTGTAGACCAAGatggtggggaaaaaaatgaaatagtaCCGATTCACTTGAGTCAGAATAAGTCTGATAAACCC CACCATCCTCGTATCTGGTTGTGTGGTAGATGTCTGATGCACTTCCAATCTGAAAGATGTATGGCGAACCATAGAGTTTATTGCATAAGTTTAAACGACACCAAAGTTGTTTTAcccgaggaagaggaagagattctggaattcaaaaattttaggcACAAAGAAACCGTTCCGTTCTGTATTTACGCGGATCTAGAATGCTTGTTGCAAGCTACTAACATTCAAGTGTCAGAAAATAGAACAATTTACCAAAATCATATTCCTTACAGTATAGCATTTTACCTGCATTGCACCTTTAACGATTCCaattcaaagttcaaaattaATCGCGGGGAGACTTGCATCGAATGGTTTGTGAACGAGTTGGAGACATTGGCACACTCGTTAGGAACGTATTTCAGAACTATTGTACCTATAGAGTCGCTGAACTTCAATCAAATTGacgaatttaatttatcaaag GAAGGTACCGTGGTCCTGCGCATCAAAGCT ggtactattcagCTTCTACCCgtgaacaaagaaaagtacatttcGTTCACAAAACAT TTATTGACCAGGAAAGATGTTTTTCCGTACGAGTACATGGATGGTTGGGAGAAGCTCGAGAACGTAAAGTTACCACCTAAAGAAAGAtgttattcaaaattgaacaacCAAGATATTTCGGATAACGATGACGCACACGCGTGTAAAGTTTGGCAAGCTTTTAACCTAAAAACGATGGGGGAATATTCAGACTTACATTTGCAAACTGATGTTTTTCTGTTGGctgacgattttgaaaactttcgacaaaattGTTATGCAACATACAACCTGGACCCGTTACATTATTCTACAGCGCCCGGTCTTTCGTTTGACGCAATGTTAAAATGTACCGGTATCGAGCTCGAGCTTCTCACTGACATAGATATGcttatgtttatagaaaaaggtattCGAGGCGGTGTGTCCCAATGCTCTAACCGATATGCAAAGGCTAACAATAGATACATGAGAGATGCTTTCAATACAGCGCTCGAAGAGTCTTATCTCATGTACTTCGACGTTAACAACTTGTACGGCGCGGCTATGAGCTTTGCTCTACCATGCAGTTCTCTCGAATGGATATtagatttcagacaattcgatGTTTTTGCCATCACAGACGAAGCGGAGTTTAGCTACTTATTACAGGTAGATTTGGAATATCCCAAGGAACTGCATGAAATGCATAAAGATTTATCACTGTGTCCGGAACGCTACATACCTCCTATCTTAGAAAGTAAGCAGCCGAAATTGACGACCACGCTACTTTCCAAGCAAAACTACGTTGTTCATTACCGCGTCTTGAAACAATGCTTAGAATTAAGTTTAAAACTAGCTAGAATATATAGAGTTTCAAAGTTCAGACAAACACCGTGGCTCAAAAA gAAGTATAGAGATGTCAGGCTGATCACGAAATGGGATGGAAAATACGGTGCTAGAGCTACTATAGCCaaaccaaatttccacagttGTACAATCTTTGATAAAGATATGATAATAGTTGAATTGCGTAGAACGACAGTCAAAGTCAACAAACCATT TATATTGAAACGAAGTTTTGGGCATCAggcaaaattaatgtacactgACACGGATAGTGTGATATATCACATTACCGTCCCCAACATTTACGAATGCATCAAACAGGACTTGgataaatttgatacctcCGATTATCCACCTGACAACATCTACGAAATTCCGTTGGTTCACAAAAAAGTTCTGGGTCTGATGAAATATGAGtgtaacagaaaaataatGGTGGAATTTATTGGCTTGAGAGCGAAGTTGTACTCATTCAGAGTGATGGGGGAGGATAAGGATGAAAAACGAGCCAAGG TCGAACGTCAGAGTCTAATACAGAGTCAGAAGCATCAGGTCTATACCaatgaacagaaaaaagtagCACTGAGCTGGAACGACGATAAGCGTATCGTATTTCGAAACACAACCGATACTCTGCCGTGGGGCTACAAGACCTGCAGTCGAACTGAACATCGGTATGAATTGTATCTCtaa